The proteins below come from a single Balaenoptera ricei isolate mBalRic1 chromosome 17, mBalRic1.hap2, whole genome shotgun sequence genomic window:
- the PLAG1 gene encoding zinc finger protein PLAG1 isoform X1, translating into MATVIPGDLSEVRDTQKVPSGKRKRGETKPRKNFPCQLCDKAFNSVEKLKVHSYSHTGERPYKCIQQDCTKAFVSKYKLQRHMATHSPEKTHKCNYCEKMFHRKDHLKNHLHTHDPNKETFTCEECGKNYNTKLGFKRHLALHAATSGDLTCKVCLQTFESTGVLLEHLKSHAGKSSGGVKEKKHQCEHCDRRFYTRKDVRRHMVVHTGRKDFLCQYCAQRFGRKDHLTRHMKKSHNQELRKVKTEPVDFLDPFTCNVSVPIKDELLPVMSLPSSELLSKPFTNTLQLNLYNTPFQSMQSPGSAHQMITTLPLGVTCPIDMDAVHPSHHLSFKYPFSSTSYAISIPEKEQPLKGEIESYLMELQGSVPPSSQDSQASSSKLALEPQIGSLDDGTGDLSLSKSSISISEPLNTAALDFSQLFNFIPLSGPPYNPISVGSLGVSSPQEEAHSSVAQLPPQTQDLPDPASTIGLGSLHSLSAAFTSSLSTSTTLPRFHQAFQ; encoded by the exons TAAGAGATACCCAGAAAGTCCCTTCAGGGAAACGTAAGCGTGGTGAAACCAAACCAAGAAAAAACTTTCCTTGCCAACTGTGTGACAAGGCCTTTAACAGTGTTGAGAAATTAAAGGTCCACTCCTACTCTCACACAGGAGAGAGGCCCTACAAGTGCATACAACAAGACTGCACGAAAGCCTTTGTTTCTAAGTACAAATTACAAAG GCACATGGCCACGCACTCTCCCGAGAAAACCCACAAGTGTAATTACTGTGAGAAAATGTTTCACCGGAAGGACCACCTGAAGAATCACCTGCACACACACGACCCCAACAAAGAGACGTTCACGTGCGAAGAGTGCGGCAAGAACTACAACACCAAGCTCGGGTTCAAGCGGCACCTGGCCTTGCACGCGGCCACGAGTGGCGACCTCACGTGCAAGGTCTGCCTGCAGACGTTCGAGAGCACGGGCGTGCTGCTGGAGCACCTGAAGTCCCACGCGGGCAAGTCGTCGGGGGGCGTGAAGGAGAAGAAGCACCAGTGCGAGCATTGCGACCGCCGCTTCTACACGCGCAAGGACGTGCGCAGACACATGGTGGTGCACACGGGAAGGAAGGACTTCCTCTGCCAGTACTGTGCACAGAGGTTCGGGCGCAAGGACCACCTGACGCGGCACATGAAGAAGAGTCACAACCAGGAACTCCGGAAGGTCAAGACGGAGCCCGTGGACTTCCTGGATCCCTTTACCTGCAACGTGTCCGTGCCCATCAAGGACGAGCTCCTCCCGGTGATGTCCTTGCCTTCCAGCGAACTGTTGTCGAAGCCGTTCACAAACACGCTGCAGCTGAACCTCTACAACACTCCCTTCCAGTCCATGCAGAGCCCGGGGTCTGCCCACCAGATGATCACAACTCTGCCCTTGGGCGTGACGTGCCCGATAGACATGGATGCTGTCCACCCCTCTCACCACCTTTCTTTCAAATACCCGTTCAGTTCTACCTCATATGCGATTTCCATCCCCGAAAAGGAACAGCCGCTGAAGGGGGAGATCGAGAGCTACCTGATGGAACTGCAAGGCAGCGTGCCCCCCTCTTCCCAGGACTCTCAAGCATCGTCGTCTAAACTAGCGTTGGAGCCGCAGATCGGGTCCCTGGATGACGGCACAGGGGACCTCTCCCTGTCCAAAAGCTCGATTTCCATCAGCGAGCCCCTGAACACAGCAGCGTTGGACTTTTCTCAGCTGTTTAATTTCATACCATTAAGCGGTCCCCCCTATAACCCCATATCGGTGGGGAGCCTTGGGGTGAGCTCTCCCCAGGAGGAGGCACATTCTTCTGTGGCTCAGCTCCCGCCACAAACCCAGGATCTTCCGGATCCTGCCAGCACCATAGGTCTGGGCTCTCTGCACTCACTGTCAGCAGCTTTCACCAGTAGTTTAAGCACAAGCACAACGCTGCCACGTTTCCATCAAGCTTTCCAGTAG
- the PLAG1 gene encoding zinc finger protein PLAG1 isoform X2 produces MATHSPEKTHKCNYCEKMFHRKDHLKNHLHTHDPNKETFTCEECGKNYNTKLGFKRHLALHAATSGDLTCKVCLQTFESTGVLLEHLKSHAGKSSGGVKEKKHQCEHCDRRFYTRKDVRRHMVVHTGRKDFLCQYCAQRFGRKDHLTRHMKKSHNQELRKVKTEPVDFLDPFTCNVSVPIKDELLPVMSLPSSELLSKPFTNTLQLNLYNTPFQSMQSPGSAHQMITTLPLGVTCPIDMDAVHPSHHLSFKYPFSSTSYAISIPEKEQPLKGEIESYLMELQGSVPPSSQDSQASSSKLALEPQIGSLDDGTGDLSLSKSSISISEPLNTAALDFSQLFNFIPLSGPPYNPISVGSLGVSSPQEEAHSSVAQLPPQTQDLPDPASTIGLGSLHSLSAAFTSSLSTSTTLPRFHQAFQ; encoded by the coding sequence ATGGCCACGCACTCTCCCGAGAAAACCCACAAGTGTAATTACTGTGAGAAAATGTTTCACCGGAAGGACCACCTGAAGAATCACCTGCACACACACGACCCCAACAAAGAGACGTTCACGTGCGAAGAGTGCGGCAAGAACTACAACACCAAGCTCGGGTTCAAGCGGCACCTGGCCTTGCACGCGGCCACGAGTGGCGACCTCACGTGCAAGGTCTGCCTGCAGACGTTCGAGAGCACGGGCGTGCTGCTGGAGCACCTGAAGTCCCACGCGGGCAAGTCGTCGGGGGGCGTGAAGGAGAAGAAGCACCAGTGCGAGCATTGCGACCGCCGCTTCTACACGCGCAAGGACGTGCGCAGACACATGGTGGTGCACACGGGAAGGAAGGACTTCCTCTGCCAGTACTGTGCACAGAGGTTCGGGCGCAAGGACCACCTGACGCGGCACATGAAGAAGAGTCACAACCAGGAACTCCGGAAGGTCAAGACGGAGCCCGTGGACTTCCTGGATCCCTTTACCTGCAACGTGTCCGTGCCCATCAAGGACGAGCTCCTCCCGGTGATGTCCTTGCCTTCCAGCGAACTGTTGTCGAAGCCGTTCACAAACACGCTGCAGCTGAACCTCTACAACACTCCCTTCCAGTCCATGCAGAGCCCGGGGTCTGCCCACCAGATGATCACAACTCTGCCCTTGGGCGTGACGTGCCCGATAGACATGGATGCTGTCCACCCCTCTCACCACCTTTCTTTCAAATACCCGTTCAGTTCTACCTCATATGCGATTTCCATCCCCGAAAAGGAACAGCCGCTGAAGGGGGAGATCGAGAGCTACCTGATGGAACTGCAAGGCAGCGTGCCCCCCTCTTCCCAGGACTCTCAAGCATCGTCGTCTAAACTAGCGTTGGAGCCGCAGATCGGGTCCCTGGATGACGGCACAGGGGACCTCTCCCTGTCCAAAAGCTCGATTTCCATCAGCGAGCCCCTGAACACAGCAGCGTTGGACTTTTCTCAGCTGTTTAATTTCATACCATTAAGCGGTCCCCCCTATAACCCCATATCGGTGGGGAGCCTTGGGGTGAGCTCTCCCCAGGAGGAGGCACATTCTTCTGTGGCTCAGCTCCCGCCACAAACCCAGGATCTTCCGGATCCTGCCAGCACCATAGGTCTGGGCTCTCTGCACTCACTGTCAGCAGCTTTCACCAGTAGTTTAAGCACAAGCACAACGCTGCCACGTTTCCATCAAGCTTTCCAGTAG